A DNA window from Ctenopharyngodon idella isolate HZGC_01 chromosome 10, HZGC01, whole genome shotgun sequence contains the following coding sequences:
- the lrrtm4l1 gene encoding leucine rich repeat transmembrane neuronal 4 like 1, translating into MGPVACDKRLAGLLLLQASSLLLFSSGERMCPYSCRCEGKIVHCESAGFQDVPENISISCQGLSLRYNDLHTMLPYQFAHLNQLLWLYLDHNQITFVDSRAFQGVRRLKELILSSNRISQLHNVTFHGVPNLRSLDLSYNKLQELQPGQFYGLRKLQNLHLRSNGLTTIPVRAFLECRSLEFLDLGYNRLRVLTRTAFLGLSRLMELHLEHNQFSRINFFLFPRLANLRALYLQWNRIRAVNQGLPWSWYTLQKLDISGNEIQVLDPVVFQCLPNLQVLNLESNKLANVSQEVVAAWISLTTISLAGNMWDCGPGICPLVVWLKNFRGTKDTSIICSSPKHLQGEKVMEASRSFIDCDDYEITAQSPLYLQTFDPNFDLTPEPTDSTMAPTTPPPPLPSPASEAPVPPPHPRPAQRPTFPSHANIDPRDSRQWTPSSSDSLSVTPAPEQDNVSFHKVVMGGVALFLSVSLVLSVIYVSWKRYPGATRLLQQSSVGRKRRKKSQEPEQNLSSQLQEYYMSYNPAATPEALEVLGNGTGTCTCTISGSRECENEYTCPRPLPGAWIGDIPTIH; encoded by the exons GTCCTGTTGCTTGTGACAAGAGATTAGCaggcctcctcctcctccaagCCTCCTCCCTGCTGCTGTTCAGTTCTGGGGAAAGGATGTGCCCCTATAGCTGTCGCTGCGAGGGAAAAATTGTCCATTGTGAGTCAGCTGGCTTCCAGGATGTCCCAGAAAATATTTCAATTAGTTGCCAAGGTCTATCCCTACGCTACAATGACCTGCACACAATGCTCCCCTACCAGTTTGCCCATCTTAACCAGCTACTGTGGCTGTATCTGGACCACAATCAAATCACATTTGTGGATAGTCGTGCTTTTCAGGGTGTGCGGCGATTGAAGGAGTTGATCTTAAGCTCCAATAGGATTTCACAGCTCCATAATGTAACTTTTCATGGAGTACCTAACCTTCGCAGTCTCGATCTCTCCTACAACAAGTTGCAGGAGCTGCAGCCAGGCCAGTTTTATGGTCTTCGAAAACTGCAGAATCTGCACTTGCGCTCCAACGGACTTACGACAATCCCTGTTCGGGCCTTTCTGGAGTGCAGAAGCTTGGAGTTTCTAGACTTGGGCTATAATCGGCTTCGGGTTCTAACTCGCACGGCATTCCTGGGTTTATCTCGGCTTATGGAACTCCACTTGGAGCATAACCAGTTTTCACGAATCAacttctttctctttcctcgCCTTGCTAACCTTCGTGCCCTGTACCTGCAGTGGAATCGTATTCGAGCTGTCAACCAAGGCCTTCCGTGGAGCTGGTACACCTTACAGAAGCTTGATATCTCTGGCAATGAGATACAGGTACTAGATCCTGTAGTATTTCAATGCCTTCCCAATCTTCAGGTTCTCAACTTAGAGTCTAACAAACTGGCCAATGTGTCTCAGGAAGTTGTGGCTGCCTGGATCTCCCTAACAACCATTAGCCTTGCAGGCAACATGTGGGATTGTGGGCCAGGCATTTGCCCTCTTGTTGTCTGGCTCAAGAATTTCAGAGGCACCAAGGACACTAGTATAATCTGCAGCAGTCCCAAGCACCTTCAAGGGGAAAAGGTCATGGAGGCTTCAAGGAGCTTCATTGACTGTGATGACTATGAAATTACTGCTCAGTCACCTTTGTATCTGCAGACCTTTGATCCGAATTTTGACCTTACCCCTGAACCAACTGATTCGACAATGGCTCCTACAACACCGCCTCCACCCCTGCCTTCACCTGCCTCTGAGGCGCCCGTTCCTCCTCCACACCCTAGACCAGCTCAACGGCCCACCTTTCCCAGCCATGCAAATATAGATCCCAGAGACTCCCGTCAATGGACTCCCTCATCTTCCGACAGCTTATCAGTGACACCAGCTCCTGAGCAAGACAATGTGTCTTTTCACAAAGTGGTAATGGGTGGCGTGGCACTGTTCCTCTCAGTGTCCCTTGTCCTGTCGGTAATTTATGTCTCCTGGAAACGTTATCCCGGTGCCACCCGGCTATTGCAGCAGAGTTCAGTGGGCCGAAAGCGAAGGAAAAAGAGTCAGGAGCCAGAGCAGAACCTGAGCTCCCAGCTTCAGGAATATTACATGAGCTACAACCCCGCAGCCACGCCAGAAGCTTTGGAGGTGCTGGGAAATGGGACAGGTACCTGCACCTGCACCATATCCGGCTCCCGGGAATGTGAG AATGAATACACGTGTCCCAGACCGTTACCTGGAGCTTGGATTGGAGACATACCCACCATACACTAA